The nucleotide window TCCCTGTGCTCGCGCCCCTTGGCGACCTTGTCCTTGTTGTAGAGCTTGATCTCGTCCACCAGGAGCTTGGCAAACCGCTTCGCCTTCTTGTGGACCTCCTCGTCGCCCGGCGCGATCGCCGGTTCGGCTGCCGGCGCGGCTCTGGCCGCTTGCGCCGGAGGGGGCGGCGGAGGCGGTGGGGCGGCTTCGGGCTCCGGCTCGGGCGCCGGTGGCGGTGCAGCCACCACCGAAGGCGGCGGAGCGGTGGCCATGGCCGCCGGGGCCTCGGCCTCGGCCTTCTCCGTACCGGCGGTCTTCCGCAAGCCCAGTAACTCCAGCCACATCCCGGCGCTGCGCACCAGCAGTTGCAGGGCGGAGTTGTCGATCTGCCACGCCTTCTCGGTGCCGCAATCGCAATAGACCAGCGCGGCCACCTTCTCCTTCACCACCAGGGGAAGGATCAGGGCGTTGCCGTCGGCGGGGTTGCCGACCGCCCGGTTGAAGGCGGCGTCGAACTCGATCGCTGCGGCCGCCGCCGGATTCTGGGTCTGAAAGGCGCGTGCCGCCAGGCCCTTGTTCACATCCACCTGAACGTTCTTCACCACGTTGTCATCGGCGAAGCCACGCGCCTGCCAGCCATTGCCGGCGCCCGAGCGGATCACGAACAGGGCGGCTCGGCTGCAGAACTTGGCGCAGCCCTCCAGCAGATTGCGCAGGATGTCGCTCTGCGAAGTGACGTCCTGGATGGCGGAGACCGCTCCGTCCAGCTCCGCGCTCGGCGGGGCGGAGGTGAACACCGGTTCACGCTCCTTCTCCTTGCCTTCCAGGGCGGGCTTTACCGCTTCCAGGACGCGGGCCACGATGTCCTGGCGCAACTGGGAGACGTGGGCGTCCAGTTGCTCGCCGACCACACGTTCGACGATCTGTGCGATTTCTTTGGGATCCGCCACGGGCTTCGTAAGGCGCAGACCGGCTGGGAGTGCGGCCAGCGCCTGTGCCGCGATTATATGGTGAAACCCGGGAGTGTCAACCGAGGAAGGCCGCCTACTCGACGATGATCTTGCCCACCATGTCGTCGTGACCGGGTCCGCAGATGATGGAACAGCTCATGGGAAACACCCCGACCCGGTCGGCCTTGAACAGGATCTTGGCCGGCCGGCGCGGCTGGATGGGCTCCTTGATGCCGAGATCGGGCACCGTGAACCCGTGCTGGACATCGGCCGTAGAGACGTCCAGTTCGACCAGCTGTCCCTTCTTCACCCGGATGACCGGCGGATCGAATGCGTACCTCTTCAT belongs to Terriglobales bacterium and includes:
- a CDS encoding cupredoxin domain-containing protein; translated protein: MSTLLVVVLLGCNSKPDVVIPVVMKRYAFDPPVIRVKKGQLVELDVSTADVQHGFTVPDLGIKEPIQPRRPAKILFKADRVGVFPMSCSIICGPGHDDMVGKIIVE